The genome window GTCATTTCAAATCTTATTAGGAAACAAGACAGTTACATATAAAAAGTGGAGGTGACCACAAAAACACAGACCACATTATATAAGACAGTCATTATTAACAGCCAAATGAACAGCCAGGCAGTGAGTTCCATGGATACTCAGTGGAGGAACAGAATCCTACAGTCCAGGAAGACATCCTAGAAAATACTTAAACTGGTCTTCAAGAATGGATAGAAATTGAATTGAGAGAAAGGATTCTCCAGGCAAGGGAAGTGCTGGAAAGGAAGATGGGGCAGGGTTTCCCTCCAGCATCACTGAGAGACCAGGAAACGGTTGATGCCACAAGGAGCCAGTGCAGCTGCAAAACAGGCTGGCTATGGTAAATCGGCAGGCACAGACTGGCTAGGTCTGTACCCCCAGGCTTCTTGGTAGCCTCTAtggccttaggcaagtcacttagtcCCCACCTTGAAGGGATACTGTTAAGCAAGTGAAGGAGTAAGAGAAATGTCTGAAGAGTTCCTAGCATGTGGTAGATGTTAAATAAATAGCAGTTAATAGCAGCACTGTAGATTTTTCATCTTGTGAATTTTATGGCACAAACACAACCTCATCTGGAACATTCTTCTACCCTCCATGGTAAGCCTGACATTCGCATGTACCCGCAAGATCACAGGCTCTGTGAGCGCAGGAATCATGCCGGCTTCACCTCCCTATTCCTGGCATCCAGCCTAGGTCCTGGCATATTTGAAacacaaaaaatgtatttaactgAACAATCAGTGTATGATGATGGATCCTGGTCAAGCCCCAAATACAAACAGCCAAACCAGCAATGGCGCAGCTTTACCATTCCAGAAACTGAAGGAATGCCAGCACTGAAACACAGCACAAGACTAAGAGGCCTGCACTTACTTCTTGCTTCCCAGGAAGAACACCCTCTTCAGTGTTTCACTAGATTCTGACGAGGAGCACAGGCTTGCAAATCACCAGTGTCCTCCTAAGTGAATGCTGAGACACAAATGTACAAACCAATCTTATGACTGGAACCTCGCAGGCATTTGCAAACCACAGAGTTAATTTCCCAGGTACGCCTCATAGCTCAAGTCAGCATTTCCTTTTGGTATTGAAAGCAACCACATAGAAAGGATCACATATGAGCAGGCTGGTGCTGCAGCTGCCTGCAGTTTACAGCAAAAAACACAGATGATGCACCAGACTTGGTCCCTGGCAGCTTCTCTGATAATAAATTGGTGAGCAATCAACTTGGGCCCATATCATTAATTTTCACAGGGAGCAGGAAATTATGGGACAGGTCTGCCTCCCATACAGAGTGTGACTTCCTGAACTCAATTCCTCTTGCTCATGGCTACAAGTGATAAAAAGAGTCTTTTTTAAAACCCTAGAATACTCATATTTCTTTCCCAAGCAATGGTCAACAAGTATTTTCTGAATGATCACCATGTGCCCAAAGAACTTCGAACCACAGACCCTAGTTTCTCCATTTCTAGTCTTCTTCGGCAATTTGCCTACCACACCACGACATTTGACATCTCAAAGCAAACCTCTGGTCACTTCATTTCTTGCTCAAAAATCTTCAATGGCACCCAACTACCACCAGGATGAAGTCGGAACTTCTATTCTCCCAACAGTCTGGCTTCAGCCTACTCTTCCAGTCTGTTTTCACAGTTCCCCAATATCTAACACAAACAAATGGTTGCTCTCCACAAGCTTCCTGCCTCCACCTCTTTGTTCATAGTGCCCTTTTTAACCAGCCCCTCCCTGTCCATTTCCACATGTCTAGGTTCTTGCTTCAAGGCACATCCCAAAGTCACTTCTCCTATCATGTCTTCCCAGAACTTCAGTTTCTAGATAGATGGGCTTTAAGGGTTTTTCTGTTCAACAACCCTTTGAGAACCTGATGAATGCTATGGAACCAAACCCTAGGaagacatacatacacatagaATTAAACACACAATTTTTTCAGGGATTCCTTGAAGCCAGTCCCCAGTTCCCAGATTAAGAATCCCTTATGTCTCTCTCTACCTTAGAGTACTAATAAAAGTCATTTCCTTAGATATTTACTGAGAATCCAGTCTTTAGGAGCTGTGCGGGGTACCAGAGATACAAAGACGACATCACAATCCTCTTCTCAAGTAGTTCTCAGGCTAATGGGAGACACGTGTCACTTCACTGTGAAATCTGCTTTAAGATAAACAGGAGGTGAAACACACACTTCCAGAAGGGAAGATTTAAGAACCTATTATCTCCCCACCTACAGTAAAAGTTCCTCGAGGAAAAAATCCTTGAGGGTAGTACCCTAACACCCAGTACAGTGCTCCACACACGACACATTTAGTATAAGTGAGAATAGAACCAATTGACAAAAGAGCAAGTACAGGCCCAGTGCCTCCTGCCATCACTCTCACACCAGAGGACTCCGGGAGCCAGTTAAGGTGGCCCTGTCTTTGAGTAATTATGCTATACAAATTATCACAGCCTAATTTATGGCTTAGCTCACCCTGAGTTGGTTTAACCAGTATCTCTATGGGGGAGGAGGCCATAAGGTATTATACTTTACAGGCTCCAAATGGTTTCTTTTCACCAAGAAACACTGTGATCTAACCACATTCCTTTGGAAATTTTTTGTATAGACTTGGTTCACCTGTCACCCCTTCCTGGGTGGTCAACAGAAGCTCTTTTGTACCCCTTCAGAACTAACACCTCATTAATAGAAGATGAGGGCTTTCAAAGGTCAAACAGTtgaagaaaagaagtaaggaatTTTAGGTTGCACATGTTGATTTTCTTTACAAACACTAAACTGACTGAATGTGTTTTCAAACTGAACTTACTGGCTTATGTTAGCACTCTTCCACAATGTATCGCTTCTGCTTTTTCTGTACCTCAGAAATTGGGAACCTCTGACAAATGTTCAACAATGTTCTGCAAACACTGCAAAAAAAACAGAGACACCCACTCTTGTAAGGACATTTTACATTGTGGTGGTTCTCAAATGTTTCTTTCCTAAAGCCCATCGATCACTCTGGTAAAAGCCTGGGTCCCACTACGtgagaaacaaaaaattcacTTTTCATGATACAGACCATTTATAGGTTTACATACCTTTTCCCCTCCTGCTAGAATAGAATTTTATTGATGACAGTTTTCTTGAAATCATTGTCATATAACCACTGGGTATCAAAAatcactcaattaaaaaatttagaattcaACATCTATTTTGCAAGTTAGGCTGACAGAATTATCTTCAAGGGTCACATCTTATTATACATATTCTTTCTGAATTATGCTGCTCAATGTAACATAGCAGGCACCAGTACAATCTAACACTCACTGTAACACTTTCCCAAcacttagagaaaaagaaaagtgcatttttagaaattcttgtatttatttttcccacaAAGTTTTCACAACACAAATAATTGCATTAATATTTATGTTAGctttattatatacataaaaacacTGCGGGTGGGTGGAGTAAGAGAAACAAATTCCTGACAAGTATTGTGGACAGGATGGAGCGGATCTCTGCAACTCACACCAGCATCCCCTCCATGTCCTCCACCTCTAAGCCACTGTGCTGGGGGTGCAAGTCTTCTTGAGAATCACTGATGGAGACCATGGTGCTGGGCTGTAGAGGGGGACAATGGGGCAAGGGGGGGTCTCTCGGCCGCCACTGGATCAGTCCAAATTAGGCTTCCTCCCTGCCACTCCTCTTGGAGCAACGCTGCATCTAATGTCTAGGCAGGAAGGGAAAaccaaaccaccaccaccaccataagCCCAGCGGAACCCCAGAGTGAACAAAAAAGACCTCCTAAAAGCTCCCAGCCTTGGCACCTGGAAACAAGTAAAATGGGAGGTCCTCACCTGGGGTGCAGCTGAGGGGTGTGAGGTAGAGATGCCCGGCATTGGTGCAGTGTAACCCCAGGCTGGTGGTCCCTGGGTCACCTGTGGCCTGTTCCCTCGAGAGGGGCTGAGCTGGATGATCTGCAATTCTGGGAATTCTGTATTTGTCACCAGAAAATAATCTGGCCTGAAGATGTGACAATAATAACTTAAATATTTTGAGGGTAAGCATGAgatttcttccttctccctgcaCTGGACACCCACCCCACAGCCTCTGACACCTTCCCCCCAAGACCCAGCACACTACAGGATGCAACCATGGTCCCCAAAGTGGGTTTGCAAGACATTAATCCAGTTCACCAGTCCTAAGCGGCTGCTCCACAATGCCCTCGAAGGGTCTGCAGGAGGGAAGCAAGGGAAGAACCACTGACAGAAAATGTTCATGGAAAAGCTTTGTGAAGATCCAGGTTCCCATAATAGTATCCGCTGAAATGAGCATCAGGTGCTTCTCACTCAGAGCAACTAACTGTTCCAACTGAAAAGCTATTATTTTATAaccaaagtatatttttatactgGGGCTTGCTCCATTACGGGAGAAACAACAGTATGAGCAATTCCTCATGCCAACTCAAAATACCTCTGTGTGCAAACACTCCACCATTTAGACCACACCACCACCTAAGAAAGAAATTGTAGGATGCCTCAGCACATTCCCTAGATAGTTCTGTCATCAACTCAAAAAGCACCCCTACACCCAACCATCCTACAGAGCAGATGTTCTTACcttcctgcagacacacacatctttgctgttattttcttctattgccTTTTCCTCTTAAATCCAACTCCTGTGCTCCAGGTTCTAAAAGGACACTGTCTTGGCTAGACGAAATTTGCATGGTGTCAGGCAGgacacactttttttttgtacAGCAAGGCCAAGGGAAGCAAGGGACTACTACATATTTGCATAGAGCTTTGTGATTTGCCAACCACCCACACATCCATGATCTCATCCAGCCTCATGACTACTCAGTGAGGTAAACCTGCTCCTCCCATCCTCAAAATATGCCTACCTCCTAGGACTGTTTCGGGggtggcacatagtaagtgcacAGTAAGTGCTAGCTAGTAGCCATTAGACACAGcaaaatatatcttttattgaagtatagttgatttacAATATAGCAAATATTACCTTACTCATTTTGTtagtgagaaactgaggctcagaggttggACAGCTGATTCCAGGCAACAGTCTCTTGGGACTGGGAGCAAGCTAGGAAGGTTGAAAGCCTAGTGCAGGGTTCTTTGCAACACTGTATCAATATAGACCCTAATCGTTCAAAGCTTTTCAGCTACACATTTCCATGTAGCCACACTAATGACAGGAAGGGAGCCCAAAGTCCTGATTCTGTCCCCAGTTCTCTGCTGGCTGCATATTCAGAGCTTTAGGCCCTGGACCTTTGTGTTGCCTTCTCCATAATGAAGGCAggcttactttttcttttttatttttttttttaaaccaaacaaTGGAATGTCAAGCTTCCAGATGAAAGGCTCTATTACAAGTACAAAGTATCATTTAATTACACTGCAGCTCCAGTTATCTGCTTCCCAGCTCCTAACTCCCACTGGGCAGATTCTGAAACCGCACAGGAGATTATGTCAAGAGGGGAGAACAGGAGAAACATTCTCTCCCTGAACTTTGTTAAatggaagagagaaacagaatgaaaagaaaggcCCATTTTCCAAGGAGGGGGCTGGGGCAATGATCTTTCTGTTAAGCGGACCTGCATAAGAATCTATAGATTATTTAACACCGGGGGTGGCTGTGGAAGGAAATAAAGGAATCTTTGTGCAATGCCAGCCACAGTTCCCTCGCGTTTTCCCCCCGCAGTCAGGCATTTAACCCAACTCTTTAAATCATCAAGCTCTAATGCACCCCATCTGTGCACTGGTTGCAGCCAGTGAAACTGAAGCCTGTGCTGACTCTGGCTTGGCCTTATAAATGAGACTTCCTGCCCccaaagaggcaggaaggacaggAGGCCAACAAAGTCTATTTTgctcaccacttgtcttctcccAAGGCTCAAGCTCCATCCACTTACCATTTACTGAGCTCTTGCCATAGATCAGATCCTGACCCAGAGACACAAAGCTAGTAGGACATGGCCCAGGTAGAAAACCTCCTGGGATAggaagaggggaagaaaaagggcTGCTCTTGGTGGAGGCACTGAGGCCTGAAACACCTTGTCTGCATTCAGTGGGTGCTGCTTCGTTCCAAGTGGTTTCGAACACAAAGCAAAGAACTGGCAGGAGACCTAATCCAGAAGCTAAACTCTGCCAAATTGTCCAAGGCCCTACATACCAGGCCAAAGAGATAAGACATCAATTTTGAAGGCCATTGTCATCTCCAAATGGTCACTTCTGCCCATCTTACAAGGCCCAGCTCGAATGCCACCTCTCCTGGAAATCCTTCTTGAATACACTTAATTGCTCGCTCTTTTTTGAGCCTCCAATTTCAGTTCATGGACAACTTGTATGAGTCTCAACTTCTCCATTCACATAAAATATGACTAACATCACATACCTTAAAGACTTCTTATGAGGATTCAGTGACAGAACACTTACGAAGTGTCAAATAGCAGTTTTTAGTCATAGAAAGAGCTAAAATACACTTTGTTACTTCAATTTCTTACAATACTTAGCAGTTCTTCCTGGTATTAAAAAGATGTCTTGGCTTTCACTTTCTCTGGAGACGTCCAGAAGAAACAGGACAATTCACATTTCCCCTCCAAGCTTGCAGGCCCCCTTCCTAAAGCAAAGAGCACTGTTCTCTTCCCCGACTGACACAGCCCCTCTACATCCAAACTTCCAAACTGAAGGGGTTCCCAAAAGATTCAAGAGGAATCAGAGACGAGATGAGTTAATTGACAGAAGACGAAGCAATACACTGGCTGGAATATAAATAGCATAAAGGGGCGTGATTAGCAGAAACCTACAAAAGGGAAAGTGGGCGAGAGACCAGGACACTGAAGGCTCCAGGGCTCAAGCTCTGCAGTCACCCTGGGCCCTGAAACAGGCCTAGAAGGAGTGTCCTGTCCTCAGTCCTGACTTGAGAATCCCCATGCCCAGAGACAAGGCTGTGCAAGCGGTCTTCTTCACTCCTTGCCATGCCGGCCAGCTGGACAGCACCGTTCCAAACCAGCTGGCGTTAGCAAGCCGGAGGCAGGGAGAGTGGTGCCACCTTTCCTAGCAGTTCTTGAAAACAGATCAAGAAtgcttaaagaaaatattttttgacttaGTCTGGGTCTGCTTAAAGgtttgtttgttcctttttttttactttaatggcATGAATTCCAGGTTCTGAGGAAGGACACTTTTTAAGGGGGGAAGTCCCCCATGACCTTCCTCCTTTCTATGCAGCCTAGTAAAACCTGTTTCTCCTCCCCTGGGAGTTtagagccaggagggaggaattCCCCTGAGAATGCTGCCTGAAGGAGCCAGTTCCTGGATTATGCAACTGGGGTGTTGGGCTTGTTTATTTACTAGTAATCGCTCTGCCCCAAACTTTAGGAAGCAGTTGCCAGGGATCCTCAAGGGGAATTGGGTACAATTCTTTCTTCTGACTATGATCAAACATCATACCACATTTCCTCAGGTAGAAGCCCCCTAAGGGTCCCCACTGGCCAGTGGGGCAGCTCTTCTCCAAGCCACTTTGGCCTTCCCAGGGACCCCCCATTTCAGTGATTCAGCAGTATGGTGACCTTCCTGGGGGCTTGGGAGGCAATATCCTCTCTCATTTCAGCTAATATTCCCCTCCTACAAGAGATCCTGCCTGTGACGACCTTTCTCAGAACTCACTCTCCGGGCAGGCAGCCCTCTGTGTGGCGTTCATCTGCTCACTTACGCCAAGCGAGCCTGGCAAATGTTCAGTCAGCGTTCACCACCTACCTTCCGGTCTGCGAGCCATCAGCCCCGCCCCCACAGCTGCCAAAAGGGATGGTATCCAATTTCCAATATTACAAGTTAAATTAGTACACTCTCCCTCCACCTCAGAGTTATTTCTCAATTGAGTGAGACAGCCATGGGGGTCATCCCTCCCTGTACAAGAGATGGAATACAAATATCCTGGGCTCCCTTGGGTGAGCTTGTAAACCTCTTGCAACCTTAGGAGCCAGAAATGCTTTCCTCTGAGGTAGGCAAGAGAGGCCTGCGGGGAATGTACCTTGGAAATGAGTTCATCATGATTGGCCAAGTGGGCCCTGCAGTGGATGCAGCTGTAAGTCCGATGGCAGGAGGGCAGATATGCCTGGAAGGTCTTGGATCGCGTCATCTTCACCATTGGTGCTGCTGAGCGTGGGGCAAACTCCGGGGTGGCCCACGAGGCACCCGCACAGGATGGGTCGCACGGGAAGCACCGGAAGACACAGGTGAAGGCCGTGGTTTGGCAGGAGGTGGGTGTGGGGCAGGCTCCACACACTGGTGATGTCTTCAGAGGAGGAGCACTCAAGCAGAGGTCTAGAGCTGGTTCTCAGCAGCCTGCAGAGCTAAGATAAGGGGAATATCATTAGCTGATGAGGCTGGGCTTCCTGCAAAGCAAGCACAGTCCAACTGCCACCCAAGAGAGAGGGCAACATTTACAGGATAAAATGACCCCTTTCGCAGTTTCTTGCACTGTGCCAAGAACCCCGAATAACAAGAATGAAACCCTTGGAGATCCAGTAGTGTTGCTTTTCTAGAGTTGGGAATTCAGTACCAGCTCACAGCTCTCAGTAGTTACCCTAGATGCCCTCCACTGGCACCCAGCGAACTGGCATGATCACCATCCCAGGGAGCCCTAGAAATGGCCAGCCCAGAAAATGGGCTACCCAAGCCCCAGGGAAAGGACTCCTAAGAGCTCCCCTTCTTCCAAGCCAACCAAGATAAATGgctaaaggaaaaagagaaattctgTCTCTAGAGATTCACTGAATCAATAGTCAGACACGGATTCCTTATCTGTTTCCAGATGGGAGCCCTCCACTTGAAATGAAACCACCACCTACACAGGAACAACCCCAACACCATGCTTTGCTTATGGACTAAGCATGGGATAAAAAGGATCAAGTCCCCAGTGAGCAGAGTCCCTCGTGCCTAGTCTGCTCTTTCGGGAGATGTGTGATTCCCTTTGCAATAACCTGCCCAGAAGTAGATGCTTGGTACTTTTTGGAAGGGGTATTGGGGGAAGCAAGGGAGTGAAGAAACTAACGACAAAATCAGATTCCTGCATCTAAAATGCACAACAGTGAATTTTACCAGAATTTCTCCTCACCCTCAAACTTCCCATAACTCATTCCACAGAACTGAACACTCTCATGCCATAGCCTCAGCTCTTTTATTCTGTTGGGAACCAAGGACACTGAAAAAGTGGGCTGGCTCCCAGGGTATGACCAGGTATAGGTCAGAGGGGAAAGCCCCAAGGTCCAAGTCTCACTCTCCTTTCCTGTGGCTTACCTGCCTGAAGCTTCTGGACCTGCCTAGTCTCTGGCTTCACTAATGGGGGTGGTGTTCCCACCAGCCTACTTCCCAGGAGAGCCAGAGTGTTAATTAACACTGCATCAGGCtttgaagataaaattatttCGAGAcaagggaggaagacaaacaaaaTCAGATCTTCCTTGCTGGTTGAGGTTTGGGACTCATCTGGACCCAGCTGAATGTTTAGATGAAGTCTACAAATCATAGGCCTCTTTTTCCTCTAAGCCTCACAGGAACCAAGTCTTCCAAAGGGAAACTACCCTCCTCCCTCACATCCTTCCCACTATGGCAGTCACTGAAGTGGGACACTATATCCTCCTGCCTGGCCAACACCACTAGCCAGGGCTAGGCAGACGGACAACAGTGGGCCTCAACCTGAGCATCCACCCCTGCACAGCACTGAGCCAGGCAGGCTCCACACCCAGGGCGACCAGTTACTCATGAGCTGTCCAACCACTGGAGGCATTCAGACCTACAGGGGCCCAGGCATAATATCTTCCCTGCTCCGTCTCCCATTGCTATTTTTAATCAAGATGTGAAATCAGGTTAAACTGAACATTATAGAGATACCCAAACAATATGGAGGTTAAAATCAATTCCCCCAGCTCTGCCTCAGGACCATGAGAGGAGACGAGGAAGGAAGACACGTGGGCCCTTGGACCCAGGCCCCTCTGTCTCGCCTGGGCAAGCTGGTGGGCGAGGTAAGTGGTCACGACGAAAGCCCATGCAGACCAGTGCTGCAGGATGTTAAAGTGTTACAGGTGGTAAAAGAGCCAAGTACCCCCATGTGGGGCTTCCTGAAATACCATTGACCTTCCCAATACTGTTGATTCATTCTCAGGAAGGACAGGATTTCCAGGAAAGGAAGAGGCGGCAAGTCAGGGTAAGGAATGGTGGAGACAGGCAGGGGAAGTGAGCGGGAGGGAGGCTTGCGCCAGCCCAGCTTCTGAGGTCCACAGCCTCAGTGGCTCGGTGGGGAGCACGAGCAGCACTGGCCCCATCTGTCTTAGGCAAAcactgaggaagaaaaggaaacaaggagCTCTGGCTGCCAGTCTGGGTTACAGAGCAGCCAGAGTCTGTTTCCTTACACATGCAGACGGCTTCTACATCATGCTTTTCCCCAGAGTCgaattatttcttctctcacttcTCTTCCATAGGAAACCCTAAAAAAGTTTATAGGCAGGGGTTTCTGGTTATGCTCAGCTTTAGATCTGAATCCCAAAACTTATTCAAAGCTACCTCCTGAAGAATAAGCATTCAGAATCTGCGTTAAATGTGAGTATgtcacatacaaacacataccTATGCACACACATTCATCACACACCAGAGCTCTGAACTGAAAAAGACGAGAAGTATCGACTATGTAAGCAATATCCGTGGCTGCCTGGTGCTAGAGAAACCCGGGGGCAGCCCCACCAGCAGGCGCAGGCCGTGCTGCTccaagaagaaaggagaagaaggTGGCTTGCTGAAATATGAGCCTTGTTCAAGTGCCACAGAGCAAATAGGAATGAGAAGGGGGTAAGTGGAAAGCAAGGTGAAGAAGGATGAAGAGAGGGTCCTTGTGCCTGAGAATAAAGGAGAAAGCAGGCTGAGTGACATAAAGATGAGAGCGAGGGGCTGAAAAGACATCTGGTACTGTCTTCCCTTAAGGGGAAATTTCAAAGCTGCTTCTTTGAGCTGATTCTTAGGAAGATAAAATTGGtgctttttgttattgttttaaggaagaaattaagggTATGGGACTGCAGAACTCACCACATTCTAATTTTTGGACTTTGATACCTGTTAATGGCCACACGCTCCATGGGGCTTCAGGAGTCCAACTCACAGAACATACTGTGGAATCTAAATTGATTTCCAACAATAATCAAGTGAGCTCAATATTTAAAAGGCTTGGGGCA of Manis javanica isolate MJ-LG chromosome 4, MJ_LKY, whole genome shotgun sequence contains these proteins:
- the YPEL2 gene encoding protein yippee-like 2 isoform X2, which gives rise to MVKMTRSKTFQAYLPSCHRTYSCIHCRAHLANHDELISKARLFSGDKYRIPRIADHPAQPLSREQATGDPGTTSLGLHCTNAGHLYLTPLSCTPDIRCSVAPRGVAGRKPNLD